aaaaaacatggaTTTTTTAATAGCCTTCTTGGCTTTGTGGTCATGGACTGCGCTTCCTGTATGAAGTTTCTGACTCAGGGTGGAGACTTCGGATGTAGGCTATTGATTTTTGGGTATTTCTCAAAGTTTGTTCAttttctgggtttttttttttttttaatgttaggtTTGGGTTTAAAGGTTTTGCAACTTGGGTTTCACGGAAAGGGTCTGGTGCAATTTTTGTGTGAATATAGAGGGAGATCGAGTGGTCTAAGAAATGGGTTTTGATTGAAAAATAGTTTTACCGACGCATGTGATTCCAAGGCCAACTTTGAGAGGAAGAGAGTTTTGGATCTTTGATGGAAGAAATAGGGGGcgagataaagagagagaggatggcTGTTACTTCATAGtattttctgcattttttccttttttttctatcGTTTACCGTTTTTCTAAAATTCTTTGCCGAAAAACCACTACTACATCTGCGATATTTGAagacttggttttttttattgccattttatttatcttttcttttaatcatgtGGCGTTGCCTCTTTCCCAGCAGCATCATCTCTTCAGCTACTAAATCAATTGTTAAAAGGTGCATGAGTGAAAAGCCTTAACTTTATTcgttttcacaaaattttcatcttatttgatcttattttaattattacaatttttttaaatcttcatataaaataaaatcttaatacaatttttttaaattttaatataatttttttaaattttaatataaaaataatatattttaataatattttatttaatttatcttaatttatcttatcttatcttttaaaataaattaagcctTAAAATGAACGAGGCTAGAGATGATGGAAGGGCTAAAACAGAGGCTAAGAAAGTCAGAAGTCTAGGACTGAATATGGGCCGTCAATTGGTGATTTTGCTTATGATGACAAATCAGTCCATTCGGCTCAGAACGTGACCGTTTTGCAAAGAGTAGCTGGCTTCACTTATGATGGAGTCTAAAAATTGACAATTCACACTAGGGGTGAGCAtaggccggtccggaccggtaAAACCGACCAGCTCGGCATTGTTTAGACCGGATCGAACCGGAtcgaattgggtccggtccggtccggtcccatttttaagggaccgaaaagattcggtccggtcccggtccgggagtttttcaccccggaccggaccagaccggaccgaatagaaataaaaaataaataaatattatttatatatattatttatataatagtattagcatattactaatatatataatagtatactatatgtatatatattaaatatattacaatataattacataaatattaaaaaaaatgtcattaaatattagcatattatataaatatatagttatcactattactattattacatatagttattagttatagtatagttattattacatatatttattagttatagtattattactaatagactaatagtattagcatattactaatatatatatataatactatatgtatatatattaaatatattacaatataattacataaatatttaaaaaaatgtcattagataaaaaaaaataaaaataaaaataaaaaaaagagtcaaccttggaccgaatggaccgaccggatcgatcctgatggagttcggtccggtccaaggTGGGAAacccctggaccgaataggtccggtccggtccacaaaacctcccccggaccggaccgaactcacccctaattCACGCCAacttaaattcaataataaacAACACTAAAGGCCTATTAATAAAGGTAACTTAAACCTAACAATAAATAATTCCTTAGATGCAGCAAGAATTAATAATCTGAatgatttgttttatgtttttttcttaaatattttttaaacattcttaacgattgacaaaacataaaaataaatataaaaataaaaatatatgaatggaCGTATTTAATAGGTATATTTGAtagttatattattaatttttttaaaataatattttattcttttcaaaaaaaataaaacataaaaataaaaatatatgagtggATGTATTCGGTAGGTATTTTTGATAGTTATACTATCAATTTCCttaaaataatactttattctttttaaaattgagaTTTACCTCTAACTTTTTCGTGAAACACATGTAGAGTTAAAGTATTACAAAAATGCTAACTAGCGTTTCCAGTGAAACATAAATATCCATGTGCCAATTTGAAGACTTTATTACATTGTTGCTTTTGAATTCTAAATCATGATAAAATCTAAGATTTGGGCTTAATTTTACGTCAATTTGTTTTAGTTTGGACACTATTTGTATGAGAAtgacacttatattttatagcagttaaaatatattactaagtaaagatttataatacaagtgcaataaaataaaaagatacaaaaaaatagaaaaaaatgcaaataaaaatactacaacgaaaatcacgttaaatttaaaacaagagaactaatattattaataaataaaataattatttaattaaaacacataaaaatacaAGATATCACAAGTATGTTAGAAATTgaatatttcttctaatagtTTCCCAATAAATTCTTGCTGCACGTGTGTTAGCAAGAATTAAAATACTGATCGTAGTAATTATTTGTTAAAGTTtctttgtaatattctattaattatattaattgtatAAAAGTTGAAGCAATGTTTTTAAGTTATATATGTCATCAACTACTTTTTacgagttttataaaaaaaacatattatttttgtaaaataattatttaatacaacTAAGTAAACGTACTTTGTGCGTTACTTTAacctagtatattatatatatatatattaaatatatagagCAGGGGCACAACCCCTCCATTCCCCACCTTCACTGGGGGAGTCACATACAGGCGGGGGACGGGGTGGTGTAGATACCCCGCCCCGCATGTGCGGGGGCTGGGCGAACAAGGAGCAGCAGCAGGGTGCGGGGCCCTGCTGCCCACccctatatattagtattacatattattaactcaatatacttatactatactCGTGTCTAACTTATTCCTCTTATAAACTTATACTATAATGTTTAATTACAAGTTATTGTAATAGTTTCTGATAtcttatttttaacttaattatataatagacTTAGTATTACATGCTATTATACtagtgttattatacattagtattatacttgtactatactagtgtctaacttattcttattataaacTTGTACTATGGtgttaattacatgttattatacattattattacatggtagtaatactatgatgttcattgtttacatatattaaactattacTATTCAATTTAGTCTAtttgaatttaactaattaaataagctctagttatataaaatatatataattaatatatagaaaaatatatatatttttataacatatgtacaaTACCAAAGTCGTAATCGGTCCGACcccaactccgactccaactAAAGTCAGTGTTCATACCTCACTGCAGCATTTGGATAATAAACTAATGCAAACTGAACGCCATGGAGAGTTGGTTGCATCCTACAAAATTGGCCGTGAGTATGTTTTCCTTCTTATTCTATAAGCCCTATAAACTTTGATACCTAAAAACTGTCTTTTCAGATCATTACAAATGGGCATTGGATGAATTATTCTACAAGCATAACTTCAGCCGAGTAATCATACTATAGGATGAGTGAGACATCCTTCATGATTGTGATTGAATTTTAATACTAAGAGTCTAAAACAATGATTGTTAGAATTATCTCGGCAAAGTTGCATAAAGTTTTGAATGATTTTATATTAAGAATTGTCGGTcaataaatgtattaaaaataaaatgtgacattctcaatatttaaaatgtCCTAAAATTATTAGGTTGTTAAAGAAATGTTATATATGTTGgttacaagaaatttaatgaGTGCACCAATATGTATAATGCCGATTATTAGTTTTTCAATTGACATCCTTGATTGTTGCCAAAATAACTCAAGGATGTTTGACTCAAAAGTTGTGGAAAGTGTGTCTtcttatttgtaaaaaattaaagacTTATAGTATTACCTTTAGAAGAACTTATACTCTTAAGATAACTGAATATTTAGACTTTATTTTTGTGGGATTACTATGATGTTTCTGTATAGTTATAGTtatgtattttactatttagggtagttattttatgaaaaagtatAAGGCAAATCTTTTACTGTTTCATGTGCAAAAGAAGCTAAGTTTATAGCTTACTTTGAGGCTATAGTATATGTTACATGATTGAGAAAATTTATCTTAGAATTTAAAATTGTTGACTTTATTGTCTTGCTAaaaatgtattgtaaaaatttctcaattattttctccaaataatgtatttaatgaaattttaaatacttaaatattaaagagaaattaaataaacaaataatgtccatataatatatcaattatGCGTTCATGATTGCAGTTTAATGAACATGTTGAAAAGGTGGGTCTTATGACTCTTATCCTTACACCCATTATATGAACATGTTAAAGCAATTATTAATAAGTTGAGTATTTTCTTACTGAACATTCAGATTCTTCATCAAACTATAAGAAATGAAGTATACTTTTTAACTGTTATTATTTGTTGTCATGgataatagaaaattaaaaatcttaatattattgtttcatatttaaatatttaataaaaaattcattaattttATATCATGTTAGTGTTGTTATTTACAGATTGCGCATATTGCAACTCTTAAATTACATGTTGCAGCTATTTTGCATAAGAGAGTTTGATCGGGGGATTGTTTGGTGGACGTGAGATGTGGGCCTGGGCCAATGGGTCGAGTTGTTACATAAAAAGTCAATGTAGTTACCCTTGCAGAGGAAAGCAACGTCAAcccaaaaaacataaaagattaGAGGCAATCAGGCAAGCAATTAAGCAAATACAAAAGAGGTGTTTGGATAAAAATTTATTGCGGGTCGACAGCACTTATTAATGTCATTTGCTAAATACATTGTTGTTTTCATGTACATATTTTCCTTGTTGTCCTTAAAACAATCGGTTAAAGCAAGTCTCCGTGTCATAATTCTTttttaagagtaatattatacatCACGTTATCTTATTTacatcttattatatatgatataacgtatttattattatttaataattaaaaaatatataataaataataatttaataataataaatatgtcatattttattttaatgtattacaAGTGAAATAGTCGTcggtgtataaaatttcattctAGTTCAGTTTGGCtgtttagatttttcattttaaattcaaaattcttatcttattattataacttcATAAAtctatatacaaaatataataaataatttaatttttttttaatttttttaaattttaaaataataatattttaatattttatcttaaatttaaaattgttaCCGTCAAGCAGAACCTTAGAGttcatgttttttcaaaggctTTAATGACATGGAAAGCTCCCGGCGGCTGGCACCACCTGCCAATGAAATATGGATATCACCCGCTCTCTTTTTTAAAGCCGCTTCACAAGTCAGAAATACATAGCTCGACGCCATGAATTGCATGTCCTCCAGCATCATcgtcctcctcctccttggccTTTACGGTTCGGCTGCGGCCAGGAGGGACCCAACTGAAGACCATCTCCGATTGCCCTCTGAAGCCTCTAGATTCTTCGACAGAGTCAGCggtgttgatgatgatgatgatgacgacgacGACACATCGGGGACCAAATGGGCGATACTGATTGCCGGCTCTAGTGGCTACTGGAATTACAGGCATCAGGTTAATTTACTTtccattatttaattatttctctttattgACCGATGTATGTTTCTAGACTTGTATTCCGCAAGTATctaacttgtttttttttttcttaattttattttcggTTGTCTATGAATTATTCTTGAGATTTTATAACTCTTGTTTCTTATTATTGGTTTGGGATTTAAGGACCTTTAATTTGGTTTTCGAAAAAGTGAGGTTAACAGGAGACTGATTTTTCACTCTCACTTTGTACTGTTCTTATGGTGTCGAAAAGCACCAAAAATTAACCTTCCAGTTGCTGTACACCTTGTTTGTTTTCTCCGATTTCAAATGGCTGGAATTGCTTTATTATTTTCAGTCTTGCACTTCATTTTGTATCCATTAGTTTTACGTATTATGCTACGGTCTAGAGTGCTAAAATTCTGTGGGAATTCCAGTTATTTGTCTCGCCGTGGATGATATCTCAATTGAATCTTATCGCCTTATAATTGCGCTATGGAGTAATAATGTTCTATTTGTGAAGGAACGGAGATATTACCAGATGGAGAAAGAGCATTCATTTTGGGacaagacaagaaaatcatgtgcTTTGCAGTATATATAGTTCTGTTGACTAGTTTAATGAGTTATTATTGTCTGAGTGAACTATTTTGTTATCGGTTTTTCTTGCGGTGTATGTCTTGGACATACTCAATGTTCTCTTTAGAGCTAagcaagaaacaataatatatcTTGTTTGTAATATGATCttattgttttattgaatttgctAATGGACaccttttttctcatttttttcctaGGCCGATATTTGTCATGCATACCAGATCTTGAAGAAAGATGGTTTGAAAGATGAGAACATTATTGTTTTCATGTATGATGACATCGCTTTAAATGAAGAGAATCCAAATCCTGGAGTTATCATTAACAGGCCATATGGCTCTGATGTGTACAAAGGAGTGCCAAAGGTTGGTTTCTTTTCTTAAAGCCTTAAAATACTGGTGATTATGTAAGTCATAATTACGCACCTTATGTGGATTTTCTTGTATTAGGATTATACTGGAGAAGATGTTACTGTTGGCAACTTTTTTGCCGTTATCCTTGGAAATAGAACTGCTCTCACTGGGGGCAGTGGGAAGGTTGTTGATAGTGGTCCCAATGATCATATCTTCATATACTATAGTGATCATGGAGGTCCTGGTGTGCTTGGTTAGTATCCCTCTAGCAATGTGTTTCTTCCAGTATTATGTAGCTTGCTTTTGTTTGCATTCATCATATGGCTTACTTCTCATTTATTACAGCTATAAGTGTCTAAGCCTCTTGTGTTACTTTCCTTTTGCTGGTTCCATGACTTCACTAGTATTAGTTTATAAAAGTTGTTCAGAATTCTAATTTTGAAAGACTTGACCTATTAATGAATATAATACTCTCTTATccatattgtaatttttttagggATGCCTACTAATCCTTACATCTATGCGGACGATCTGATAAAAGTCTTGAAGAAGAAGCATGCTTCTGGGACCTATAAAAGTTTGGTATGTAATTGATTCAACTATGATTTCCTTGATGCATACTACATTCCAGTGGGAACGTAAATTTTAGGTTGACTAGGTAAAATTGTAGGTATTTTATCTAGAAGCTTGTGAGTCTGGAAGCATTTTTGAGGGTCTTCTTCCAAAAGGTTTGAACATCTATGCAACTACAGCATCAAATGCAGAAGAAAGCAGTTGGGGAACTTATTGCCCTGGAGAGGATGACGGTCCTCCCCCTGAATATGAAACTTGTTTGGGTGATTTGTATAGCGTTGCTTGGATGGAAGACAGGTATGCTCAGCATTCCTCATAGGATAAGGGAAACAAAGCAGCTTGATAATGTCAGGTTCTTGTTAGTTATACAATGGTTAGTTTCCACTAGATACATGTGCAATTATCTCTGCACTGGTGTCAATTTACTTGGTTAAGCAGATTTTGTACCTGCACAATCACCCAAAAAtgagaatttcataaaatataaaattttcatggtAATTGGATGTTTGCTGAAATCTGTAGCCTCTCTTTTTCATTGAGCTATATGTATCACATGATGCAGCTTTCCTCTCCAGttattttgattcttttgaTCTGATCACGGTTGTTGAGCTCttattacaaaatacaatatttcagttgcataaaaatatttttgttcacaatataattttttttgcaaGTCTTAACAATCTGAATTTGTGACCAGTGACATCAGAAATCCGCGGACTGAAACCTTGCAGCAGCAGTATGAATTGGTAAGAACCAATCACATTGTTATAGATTATTATTGGGGCTAGGAGAAGGGggaagagagattgagagaaacCACTATCACTTCCACTAATATTTTTCTCAGAGTTGATGTTTATtaccatttaaatattttgttctaattTGAGTCTTAGTGGGCCTGAATTTCTTCCATGTGAACAATGGGTGTAAATACAAGGACTAAACATCTGTGTTTCAAGGGTCTATTGTATTGAAAGCATCTAGTTGCTGTCCTTGCTCTTATCAAGTGCTGATAGCATTTATTGGGTTCATTGTTCTGGCATTCACAGGTTAAAAGTAGGACTGCAACTGGAAATTCTGCATATGGCTCTCATGTCATGCAATATGGTGATACAAATCTTAACAGTAACCACCTTTCCTTGTATATTGGTACAAATGATAACAATACTTATGTAAATGAGAATTCCTTGAGGCCATCTACAAAAGCTATCAACCAACGAGATGCCGATCTCGTCCATTTTTGGGATAAGGTCTGTTTCCCAACTCCTATGCCTTCTGAAATTTATCTGATGCTTTACCCTTAGCTCCTAGTAATGCAAGTGGCTTTTTAATATCAAGGAACATGAGTCATCGGATGTAACATTTGTAGTTTCTATCTTGATGTCAAATTATCATGCTTTCGTTGGAAATATAAAGAGCTCTCCATTATATAGTGGTGAAGTGCCAGCATTTTTTTGTTTAGAAGCTGTCATTCTTTAATGGGTACCTTTTGGCAGTTCCGTAAGGCTCCAGAAGGGTCTCCTAGGAAAGTTGAAGCCCAGAAGCATTTTGTTGAAGCAATGTCGCATAGAGTGCATATCGATGACAGTGTGAAACTTATCGGGAAGCTCCTATTCGGAATTGAGAAAGGTCCAATGGTTCTCAATATTGTTCGACCTGTTGGGCAACCACTTGTTGATGACTGGGGCTGCCTTAAGACACTGGTAATATTACCAATTTCCAGCCTCTCATTCAGTTCTGTGAACACTGTCTTATTCTGTTCCAATTGTTcttacgaaaaaaaaaaaccatataacTAACCCCACATCTTGCTGAAAGGCTAGTACTTGAAAatcccaattttttttcttcaaatttcttCTTGATACTCTTGCTATATGTATGGATTAAATGTGCATCCTGAACAATTACCTGTGTAGGTGAGGACTTTCGAGACGCACTGCGGATCCCTCTCACAGTACGGGATGAAACACATGAGAGCCTTTGCAAACATTTGTAATGCCGGAATTCAAAAGGAGCAGATGGATGAAGCATCAGCTCAAGCTTGTTTCAGCATCCCTTCTTGGCCTTGGAGCTCTCTGCACAAGGGATTCAGTGCATGATTAAAGCTTAGTGCACTCTCTTCGAAAGACCAGAGCTTGAAATGCATTGATACATTTACATATTTATAATCCTACTGTATTTTGATGATGGTTCCTACGATTGCTTCAGTGTAAATAGAATCAAGCAAGCTCCTATAAAATAGACTGCTCTGTACTAAAGGacatgttttaaaaaatgtaaataatatGAAAGTGCTTGTACTGCTTTACTGAACCTGCTCCCCGACCG
This is a stretch of genomic DNA from Carya illinoinensis cultivar Pawnee chromosome 15, C.illinoinensisPawnee_v1, whole genome shotgun sequence. It encodes these proteins:
- the LOC122297796 gene encoding vacuolar-processing enzyme-like, with protein sequence MNCMSSSIIVLLLLGLYGSAAARRDPTEDHLRLPSEASRFFDRVSGVDDDDDDDDDTSGTKWAILIAGSSGYWNYRHQADICHAYQILKKDGLKDENIIVFMYDDIALNEENPNPGVIINRPYGSDVYKGVPKDYTGEDVTVGNFFAVILGNRTALTGGSGKVVDSGPNDHIFIYYSDHGGPGVLGMPTNPYIYADDLIKVLKKKHASGTYKSLVFYLEACESGSIFEGLLPKGLNIYATTASNAEESSWGTYCPGEDDGPPPEYETCLGDLYSVAWMEDSDIRNPRTETLQQQYELVKSRTATGNSAYGSHVMQYGDTNLNSNHLSLYIGTNDNNTYVNENSLRPSTKAINQRDADLVHFWDKFRKAPEGSPRKVEAQKHFVEAMSHRVHIDDSVKLIGKLLFGIEKGPMVLNIVRPVGQPLVDDWGCLKTLVRTFETHCGSLSQYGMKHMRAFANICNAGIQKEQMDEASAQACFSIPSWPWSSLHKGFSA